Sequence from the uncultured Fretibacterium sp. genome:
ACGGGCACGGCCTCCATCCCCCTCAGGGTGACGCCCAGCGTGGCGTTCATGACGGGCAGTCCATCCCGCGCGTGACGTCCCGGACGTGCTCCAGGCGCCACTCCGATCCCGCGGCGTCGCGGTCCGCCGTATTTACCGTGAAGCCGATCAGGTCGATGCGCCAGGGGCCGGTCCAGCCAATCCGGTCCGCGTGGGCCCGGCCCGCGTTGATCAAGTGGCGCAGCTTCCTGGGGCCGACGGAGTCCAGGGACGACTGCACCTCCCCCAACGTGCGGCAGCGCACCTCCACGATCACCAGCTCCGATCCGTCCATCGCGACGATGTCGAGCTCTCCATAGGGGTTGACGAGGTTGCGCCCCAGGACCTTCCAGCCCAGAGATCTTATGTGGGCTTCCGCCCGCTCCTCGGCGTTCCGCCCCAGCTCCAGATGGCGCGTCATGCCGACTCCCCCCTGTCCAGTCGATAGAGCCAGGCCAAAACGCGGGCCACGACCTCATAGAGCTCGGCCGGTATCTCCTCGCCCAGCTCCAGGGAGAGCAGCGCGGAGACCAGCGCGGCGTCCTCGACGATGGGGACCTCCGCCTCCAGGGCACGCTCCACGATCTTCCGGGCGACGAGGCCCTCCCCCCTGGCGACGACGGTCGGGGCATCCATCGCCTCGTGGTCGTATTGGAGGGCGACGGCCCTGTCCCGCTTCCGGCCGCTCATCAGACGGTCAGGTCCAGGCCTCGCCCGGACAGGAGACGGTTCCTGAGGCGCTCGACGGCGCTCCGGGAGATGCCGATGAACCGGACGGGCAGCGCCGTGCCCTCCAGCTCCTCGCGGACATCGCCGCGCCTCCGCTTTAGAAGCTCGCAGGTCTCGGCGCGGTCGGCATGGAGGTCGAGGTTGCAGCCTCGACCGTCGCTCTCGACGGTCCCGCCGACGAAGCCCAGCCTCGGCCCCTCGACTCCGAACCCGACCTGCCAGTACCGTCGGCCGTCCTCCTCGCAGACCCGCCCCACGAAGACGCGCGCCGTGAGGTCCGGGGCATCCTCAGGACCCGGCCAGAAGGGCGCGCCCAGCAGGAGGGGGTTGACCTCGTCCCTCGGGGCGTGCATCAGCAGGGAGTGCGCCCGAAGGAAGCGGGCGATCTCCCCCTCTCCCTCCTTCAGGCTTCGCAGGACCTCTACGGGGTCCTCTCCATCCCGGGCCCGTTCCCGGAGCTCCTTGCGGATCCGCGCCCAAAGGGCCGTCGCCGCCCCGCCGCCGAGGGCCGCGTACTCCGTTAGGAGCCGGACGTTCTCCGCCGTCAGCGGGGCCCCGCGGGCCCAGAGCTCGATCAGGGAGGAGAGCTGGTCCGGAGCATTACCTACACGCCTCCAGGCGTCCCGGACCGCGGCCAGCACCTCGTCCGAGAGCGGCAGGCCGCGCGCCAGAAGCGCCGTCGCCACCTCGCGGTCGGAGACTGGGACCCGGGACAGGAAGGAGAGCTCCTCCGGGGAGAGCCGCAGGACGGGGACGCCATCGGGCCCCGAGGCGTCCCAGACGGCGCGGAAGCGCTCTCCCGCGATGAGGGTCAGCGTTGCCCGAGCCAAGAGGGGCTGGGCCGGGCGACCGTCCTGCGCATCGAGGCGGACGGAGTAGGTGCCGTCCGCATTGCGTCCGAGCACCTGTCCCTCCACCACCGTCCCCGTGCGGAGGGAACCGAGCGGCGATGGGGGAACGGGCCTCCCCGGAGAGGCGGGGGCCGTTCCTATCTCTCCGGTCCCCGTCTGGTTGGGGCCTATCTGCACGTTGAGGTTGGAGATTGGGGGCATGGTTATCTCTCCTTATCTTCTCTCCTCATCTTCTCCTCGCCCGTATTCCTCTCGGTGTATGTTCCGGCAGAAGGATTCGCGGTGCACGGGCGAGAGCCCGAGCCGGGCCACCGCCTCGCGGTGCATGGCGGTCGGATAGCCCTTGTGCCGGGCGAACCCGTAGTCCGGCCACAGGCGGTCGAGGGCGGTCATGGCCCTGTCACGGAGCACCTTGGCGACGACCGAGGCCGCCGAGACGGCCGGGACGATGTCGTCCGCGGCCACGAGCGGCCACTGGGGGAAGGGCAGGTCCGGGATCGCCAGGATACCGTCGACCACCACACACTCCGGCTCCCGCGCCAGCAGGGGCCGCAGGCGAAGGACGCTTTGCCCCATGGCCCAGAGCGACGCTCGGGAGATGTTGTCGCGGTCGATGCGTGCTGCGCCGGCGGCCTGGGCGCGCCACGCGACGCCGAGCTCGGCCATCGCGTCCCAGAGATGCTCCCTTCCCCGTGCCGTCAATTTCTTGGAGTCCCGCAGCCCCAGGGACAGCAGGACCTCCTCCTGAACGGGGGTCAGGGAGACCGCGGCGGCGACGACGGGCCCCGCCAGAGGCCCCCGCCCCGCCTCGTCCGTCCCGACGATGGCGCTGGGTTCCGAGGACCGAAGCATGCTCAACCGCTCCAGGGCTTCCTCCCGGGGAACCCGGACGGAGCGAGTGGAACGGGCGGCCCACCCCTCGGCCCCGCGCTCTAGGCCGCCCCGTCCCCCCACAGCGGGTCCCCCGGAAGCTCCAGGGTGGCCGGCCCCAGCTTTCCGGACGAGAAGGCGTCCATCAGGCGGCGGCCCGCCAACTCCCTGTCGACCTCCCCCCCCGAGACGAGGCAGCCCAGGCGGCGCCCCAGCCGCTCCAGCGTCAGCTCCCCGGGCTCGTCCCGCTCCTCGATCTCCCATTTCTTCAGGAGCACCCCGAAGAGCCCGCGCGCCCTGAGGAAGCGGATGAAGGAGAGAGCCGAGGTCTCGAAGCCGCCCAGCACCTCTGCCTTCGCGCAACCCAGCCAGGAGAGCACGCTGTGGACGCCCGGCTCCGCGTGAGGGTCCAGGATCCCGGGCGAGTCCACGATCAACAGGTCCCCGCTGCGATACCAGCTGACCTCCCGGGTCAGTCCGGGGATCCCCCCGACGCGGGCCTGCGCCTTGCCCGCCAGGGCGTTCAGCAGCATCGACTTGCCGACATTGGGGATGCCCATGACGGCCAGCCTGAGCTCCCGGTGAGCCGGCTTCCGGGCCGAGAGGGCCTTGCGGAGGGCCGTCGGCCGCTCCCTGCGGAGGTCGAGCGCCCGCACCTCCCGCCCCCCGAGCTCCAGCTCCCGGAGCCAGACCCGGGTCCGATCCGGGTCCGCCAGGTCCTTTTTGGCGAGGACGAGCATCACGGGCTTGACGCGAGCGAAGGAGGCGACGAGAGGGGCGGAGGTAGAAAAAGGCGCGCGAGCATCGCGCACCTCTACGATAAGATCCAGCTTTTCGAGGAGCTCGGACAGCTTGCGCCCCCCGCGGGCCATGTGCCCGGGGTACCAGACGGTCCGTCCCACTTCAGCGCGGAAACCCGATGCGGGTCAGGGGCCAGTAGCGGAAGAAGACCGGGCCGTGAATGTCGGACGCCGGGATGAAGCCCCAGAAGCGGCCGTCCTGAGAGTTGGGCCGGTTGTCGCCCATGGCGAAATAGCTGTCCTTCGGTACCGTGAAGGGGACCTCGGGGAAGA
This genomic interval carries:
- a CDS encoding ribonuclease HII produces the protein MLRSSEPSAIVGTDEAGRGPLAGPVVAAAVSLTPVQEEVLLSLGLRDSKKLTARGREHLWDAMAELGVAWRAQAAGAARIDRDNISRASLWAMGQSVLRLRPLLAREPECVVVDGILAIPDLPFPQWPLVAADDIVPAVSAASVVAKVLRDRAMTALDRLWPDYGFARHKGYPTAMHREAVARLGLSPVHRESFCRNIHREEYGRGEDEERR
- a CDS encoding EscU/YscU/HrcU family type III secretion system export apparatus switch protein, coding for MSGRKRDRAVALQYDHEAMDAPTVVARGEGLVARKIVERALEAEVPIVEDAALVSALLSLELGEEIPAELYEVVARVLAWLYRLDRGESA
- a CDS encoding YraN family protein: MTRHLELGRNAEERAEAHIRSLGWKVLGRNLVNPYGELDIVAMDGSELVIVEVRCRTLGEVQSSLDSVGPRKLRHLINAGRAHADRIGWTGPWRIDLIGFTVNTADRDAAGSEWRLEHVRDVTRGMDCPS
- a CDS encoding GTPase, with product MGRTVWYPGHMARGGRKLSELLEKLDLIVEVRDARAPFSTSAPLVASFARVKPVMLVLAKKDLADPDRTRVWLRELELGGREVRALDLRRERPTALRKALSARKPAHRELRLAVMGIPNVGKSMLLNALAGKAQARVGGIPGLTREVSWYRSGDLLIVDSPGILDPHAEPGVHSVLSWLGCAKAEVLGGFETSALSFIRFLRARGLFGVLLKKWEIEERDEPGELTLERLGRRLGCLVSGGEVDRELAGRRLMDAFSSGKLGPATLELPGDPLWGDGAA